Proteins encoded in a region of the Teredinibacter purpureus genome:
- the selD gene encoding selenide, water dikinase SelD, with translation MSKTIKLTEFSHGAGCGCKISPAVLDKILASSTSYPADPSLLVGNSTRDDAAAYDLGNGEVILSTTDFFMPIADDPFDFGRIAAANAISDIYAMGGTPIMAIAILGWPVNLLPPEIAARVIEGGREMCAQAGIQLAGGHSIDSPEPIFGLAVTGRVPKERLRKNASATAGSTLYLTKPLGIGVLTTAQKQKKLRAEHEFLARDWMCKLNNIGSALSSIKGVTAITDVTGFGLLGHLIEVCEGSHLKAHIQASTVPLLEPVNDYLAQGCIPGGTLRNFESYGEKVSALTDQQKYTLCDPQTSGGLLIAVEPSAQVEVERLLQDAALHATAIGKLLPYEYGHRVEVST, from the coding sequence ATGAGCAAGACTATAAAACTAACGGAGTTCAGTCATGGCGCGGGATGCGGATGCAAAATATCCCCTGCAGTACTGGATAAGATTCTAGCCAGTAGTACATCTTACCCCGCAGATCCGTCCCTTCTTGTCGGTAATAGTACGCGCGATGACGCCGCTGCATACGATCTAGGGAATGGCGAAGTCATTCTAAGTACCACTGATTTTTTCATGCCTATCGCCGACGATCCATTCGATTTCGGCCGTATTGCCGCTGCAAACGCCATTAGCGATATCTACGCGATGGGCGGAACCCCCATTATGGCCATCGCCATCCTAGGCTGGCCCGTCAATCTCCTTCCCCCCGAAATCGCTGCACGCGTTATTGAGGGCGGCCGAGAGATGTGCGCGCAAGCCGGTATTCAATTGGCCGGCGGTCACAGTATAGATTCACCTGAACCCATATTTGGGCTCGCCGTTACGGGTAGAGTACCCAAAGAACGTTTACGTAAAAATGCGTCGGCAACCGCAGGCTCTACGCTGTACCTCACCAAACCCCTTGGCATTGGTGTACTCACCACAGCACAAAAACAGAAAAAACTCCGCGCTGAACACGAGTTTTTAGCGCGCGACTGGATGTGCAAACTCAATAATATAGGCAGTGCGCTTTCGTCCATTAAAGGCGTAACAGCCATTACCGATGTCACAGGGTTTGGCTTATTAGGCCACCTTATTGAAGTGTGTGAAGGTAGCCACCTAAAAGCGCATATCCAAGCGAGTACAGTGCCATTGCTGGAGCCTGTTAACGACTACCTTGCGCAAGGCTGCATTCCTGGCGGCACACTGCGTAATTTTGAAAGCTATGGCGAGAAAGTGTCGGCTCTTACCGACCAGCAAAAATATACCCTATGCGATCCGCAAACCAGTGGAGGGTTACTGATCGCCGTAGAACCCTCTGCGCAAGTAGAGGTGGAACGCCTTCTACAAGACGCCGCGTTACACGCTACCGCGATCGGAAAACTGCTCCCTTATGAATATGGCCATCGCGTCGAGGTTTCTACATGA
- a CDS encoding GFA family protein, translating to MKYEGGCHCGAVKFEVEADEHLACVKCNCSICAMTGFLHLIVPRSKFTLLSDKANLTVYRFNTGVAKHSFCSTCGIKSFYTPRSNPEGVDVNIRCLTPTPLSLNVSAFDGQRWEENAHSLAHLSQE from the coding sequence GTGAAGTATGAGGGCGGTTGTCATTGTGGTGCGGTGAAATTTGAAGTAGAAGCCGATGAGCATTTAGCGTGTGTAAAGTGCAATTGTAGTATTTGCGCTATGACAGGCTTTCTTCATCTCATTGTGCCGCGTTCTAAATTTACCCTACTGAGCGATAAGGCGAACCTTACGGTTTACCGTTTTAACACGGGCGTAGCCAAACATTCGTTTTGTAGTACGTGTGGAATTAAATCGTTTTACACGCCTCGCTCGAACCCAGAGGGGGTCGATGTCAATATACGTTGCTTAACACCAACGCCATTGAGCTTAAATGTGAGTGCGTTTGATGGCCAACGTTGGGAGGAAAACGCGCATAGCTTGGCTCATTTGAGCCAAGAGTAA
- a CDS encoding nitrate reductase, giving the protein MNHANLIASNTSVKDVNTTCCYCGVGCGVTATVGHNKIIGVKGNSAHPANKGKLCVKGSALHETQDFSDRLLQPMVSGAPSSWEEAIALGAQKFKDTINTYGPDSVAFYLSGQLLTEDYYIANKLMKGFIGSGNVDTNSRLCMASAVVAHKRAFGEDIVPGCYEDLEKTDVILLVGSNMAYTHPVVYQRIVKAKKSRPTLKVVVLDPRKTPTCDIADIHLPIRPGSDAFFFNGLLSYLATEKKLDTQYIEKYCDNFEQTLSAAQSQVSNTAQAAIMCDTDEKSIVSVYSLFANSNTAVTVFSQGINQSSSGVDKGNAIINCHLATGKIGREGAAPFSITGQPNAMGGREVGGLATQLAAHMNMGDNTAHKIVEDFWQAPNLAKTEGLKAVDMFKAVHEGKIKAIWIMATNPVVTMPDANFVREALRRCETVIVSDCIGNTDTAKEADIVFPATTWGEKTGTVTNSERCISLQKGFLTAPGEAKHDWQILAEFAQAMGFNEGFNYQSPAEIFREHAALSGYRNNGTRCFDISALANLDDHDYFNLKPTYWPVSNNPTTSNKRLFRDGHYYTANRRAQLVAVTAQFPKAVPRNGDLMMNTGRIRDQWHTMGRTGSSSKLVSHTDEPYIDMHPQNATLLGIKPGDLAELSNRNAHYFGRVNVTDSVRLGEIFVPIHWNDNVASSSRADALVNAITDPLCGQPEFKHTPVTAKAFQPAWQGFMLTTTAVTPPSRYWSKILLQQGFKYRLADTTPVTDWPRWVREQFPNIEQWSEVLDSHNQHYKAVGYVEDAVVITLTISPSNTIAEENSWLENQLGQLCDSGNRFAILAGRPNNGLEDAGKIICSCYQMGEKTITEAINAGHNTTEKLGEKLKCGTNCGSCIPELNALIGNAAQPVEGSVQPA; this is encoded by the coding sequence ATGAATCACGCGAATCTCATTGCATCCAACACCTCTGTTAAAGACGTGAACACCACCTGCTGTTATTGCGGTGTAGGCTGTGGCGTAACCGCCACCGTTGGACACAATAAAATTATCGGCGTTAAAGGTAATAGTGCACACCCCGCAAACAAAGGAAAGTTATGTGTAAAGGGCTCGGCACTACACGAAACACAGGACTTTTCAGATAGGCTATTACAGCCCATGGTCAGTGGCGCCCCGTCCTCATGGGAAGAAGCCATTGCGCTCGGCGCTCAAAAATTTAAAGACACCATTAACACCTACGGGCCAGACTCTGTTGCCTTTTATTTGTCTGGCCAGTTGTTAACAGAAGATTACTATATTGCCAATAAATTAATGAAAGGTTTTATTGGCAGCGGCAATGTCGACACCAATTCGCGCCTGTGTATGGCGTCTGCTGTCGTCGCCCATAAACGCGCTTTTGGGGAAGACATAGTACCCGGCTGCTACGAAGATTTAGAAAAAACAGATGTCATACTGTTAGTAGGGTCCAATATGGCCTACACACACCCCGTCGTATATCAACGCATTGTAAAAGCAAAAAAATCCCGGCCAACACTTAAAGTCGTGGTGTTAGATCCACGCAAAACACCCACGTGCGATATCGCCGATATTCACTTACCTATTCGCCCCGGTTCAGACGCCTTTTTCTTTAACGGCCTTCTCAGTTATTTGGCCACCGAAAAAAAGCTTGATACGCAGTATATTGAAAAATATTGCGACAACTTCGAGCAAACGTTATCCGCCGCACAATCACAAGTGAGTAATACCGCACAAGCCGCAATAATGTGTGACACTGACGAAAAGTCCATCGTTTCGGTGTATTCACTTTTCGCCAATAGCAACACGGCCGTGACCGTTTTTTCGCAAGGCATCAATCAATCATCCTCTGGCGTAGATAAAGGCAACGCCATTATAAATTGCCACCTTGCGACCGGAAAAATAGGCCGGGAAGGTGCAGCGCCTTTTTCAATAACGGGACAACCCAATGCCATGGGCGGACGAGAAGTCGGCGGTCTCGCCACTCAATTGGCCGCACATATGAATATGGGAGATAACACCGCCCATAAAATTGTTGAAGATTTTTGGCAAGCCCCCAACTTAGCCAAAACCGAAGGTTTAAAAGCGGTCGATATGTTTAAGGCGGTACACGAAGGGAAAATTAAAGCCATTTGGATTATGGCAACAAACCCTGTCGTCACAATGCCAGACGCAAACTTTGTACGCGAAGCCCTAAGACGCTGTGAAACGGTTATTGTCAGCGATTGCATTGGCAACACCGATACGGCAAAAGAAGCGGACATTGTTTTTCCCGCAACAACGTGGGGCGAAAAAACCGGTACCGTTACCAATTCTGAACGCTGTATTTCACTGCAAAAAGGGTTTCTAACCGCGCCGGGCGAAGCTAAGCATGACTGGCAAATACTCGCAGAATTCGCACAGGCGATGGGGTTTAACGAAGGCTTTAATTATCAATCACCCGCTGAAATATTTCGCGAACACGCGGCATTGTCAGGTTATCGTAATAACGGTACGCGCTGTTTTGATATTTCTGCACTTGCTAACCTTGATGACCACGACTACTTCAATTTAAAACCCACCTATTGGCCCGTTTCAAACAACCCAACCACGTCGAATAAACGCCTTTTTCGCGATGGCCACTACTACACCGCCAACAGACGTGCGCAGTTAGTCGCCGTCACCGCCCAGTTCCCCAAAGCTGTACCGCGCAACGGCGATCTAATGATGAACACTGGCCGCATCCGTGATCAATGGCATACCATGGGCCGAACCGGCTCGTCGTCAAAGCTTGTCAGCCACACCGACGAACCCTATATCGATATGCACCCGCAAAATGCAACGTTGCTGGGAATAAAACCCGGCGACCTTGCCGAACTGAGCAACCGAAACGCGCATTATTTTGGACGGGTTAATGTCACTGATTCGGTACGACTGGGCGAAATTTTTGTGCCCATACATTGGAATGACAATGTTGCCTCCAGCAGCCGCGCCGATGCACTCGTTAATGCTATTACCGACCCCCTGTGTGGACAACCGGAATTCAAACACACGCCGGTAACGGCTAAAGCGTTTCAACCTGCTTGGCAGGGTTTTATGTTAACGACAACCGCCGTGACGCCACCATCGCGCTACTGGAGTAAAATTTTACTGCAACAAGGTTTTAAATACCGCTTAGCCGACACTACCCCCGTCACTGATTGGCCACGCTGGGTACGCGAACAATTCCCCAACATCGAACAATGGAGTGAAGTACTCGACTCTCACAACCAACATTACAAGGCCGTTGGCTACGTAGAAGACGCCGTTGTCATTACTCTAACGATAAGCCCCTCGAATACCATTGCAGAAGAAAACAGCTGGCTAGAAAACCAATTAGGGCAACTTTGCGATAGCGGCAATCGCTTTGCCATTTTGGCTGGTCGCCCCAATAATGGGCTAGAGGACGCAGGCAAAATAATCTGTTCTTGTTATCAGATGGGTGAAAAGACGATTACCGAGGCCATTAACGCGGGGCATAACACCACCGAAAAATTGGGCGAAAAATTAAAATGCGGCACCAACTGTGGCTCCTGTATTCCCGAACTCAACGCTCTCATCGGTAACGCCGCCCAACCAGTCGAGGGTTCAGTACAGCCCGCATAG
- a CDS encoding NAD(P)/FAD-dependent oxidoreductase — protein sequence MTTASNTPPKLLIIGNGMAAGRLIDEIMKRNAARYAITVVGDEPQGSYNRIMLSPVLAGEHTQHSIIQKNAQWYQDNAITFVAGGRVLTFNSADKTVTLSTGEQLSYDQLVIATGSIPSNIPATNQHLNNIFTFRTLNDVNTIKKASRNAKHAIVVGGGLLGLEAAYGLAQQDVRVTLVHRSAGLLNRQLDTTAGGLLRNVMENSNIEFKLNTEIEAFHGDKKVSHVTLKNGEELPCDLAIIATGITPNILVTENTPIETQRAIVVDTYMRTSLTDVSALGECCEFNRETFGLVEPIWRQCVSLADRLVNNVFTPFTLQPVATKLKVSGVQLYSAGEVTTQPHQHDIIMQDPANNVYRKLIIENNAIVGIVLFGDTRDGQYYFDLMQLREPISHHLPHLIFGQLYVTPLSMNNTPKPSRDHADIQAA from the coding sequence GTGACCACTGCTAGTAACACCCCACCAAAACTACTCATTATCGGCAACGGTATGGCCGCAGGACGGCTAATAGACGAGATTATGAAGCGCAACGCCGCACGCTACGCCATAACGGTTGTGGGGGACGAACCTCAAGGAAGCTACAATCGCATTATGCTGTCACCGGTATTGGCAGGCGAACATACCCAACACAGCATCATTCAAAAAAACGCCCAATGGTATCAAGACAACGCCATAACCTTCGTTGCAGGAGGACGAGTACTCACCTTTAATAGCGCCGACAAAACCGTAACTTTATCGACGGGCGAACAACTCAGTTACGATCAGCTCGTGATTGCTACGGGCTCAATACCGAGTAACATTCCTGCCACCAACCAACATCTGAATAATATTTTTACCTTCAGAACACTCAACGATGTAAACACCATTAAAAAAGCGAGCCGCAACGCCAAGCACGCCATTGTGGTGGGTGGTGGATTACTCGGCCTAGAAGCCGCCTATGGGTTAGCACAACAAGATGTTCGCGTAACGCTTGTGCACCGCTCTGCAGGGCTATTAAATCGCCAACTCGATACAACTGCAGGAGGCTTGTTACGCAATGTAATGGAAAATAGTAATATCGAATTCAAGCTTAACACTGAAATTGAGGCGTTCCACGGCGATAAAAAAGTAAGCCATGTAACACTTAAAAACGGCGAAGAACTACCGTGTGATTTAGCCATTATTGCGACCGGTATTACCCCCAACATTCTCGTAACCGAGAACACGCCAATTGAGACGCAACGCGCAATTGTGGTGGACACTTATATGCGCACATCGTTAACCGATGTGAGTGCTCTGGGCGAATGCTGTGAATTTAACAGAGAAACCTTTGGCCTTGTGGAACCCATTTGGCGCCAATGCGTATCGCTCGCAGACCGTCTCGTAAACAACGTGTTTACGCCGTTTACGTTACAGCCTGTAGCAACCAAATTAAAAGTGTCTGGTGTGCAGCTCTATTCCGCTGGTGAGGTGACAACACAACCGCATCAGCACGACATTATCATGCAAGACCCCGCCAACAATGTCTATCGTAAGCTCATTATCGAAAACAATGCTATTGTGGGTATTGTATTGTTTGGTGATACACGCGATGGCCAATATTATTTTGATTTAATGCAATTGCGCGAGCCGATAAGCCATCACTTACCTCACCTTATATTCGGGCAATTATATGTCACACCCCTATCGATGAATAACACCCCAAAACCGTCACGCGACCATGCCGATATTCAAGCGGCCTAA
- a CDS encoding sensor histidine kinase, protein MTPINRHYSLRTRIGKIVLIFSILLVSFYTTMLAMLYDWGLQDATHGIVWQEAHLYKLAYAKDKNAPLPSTRSLRGFIGEHTLPPDILSRYPNRDWQDWPASKEGLIYRFKKNPGTESHYHLLIASLPDREERLFVFYNITVSDEIAQKVWYKFKLLAIVGGILVIVMLLVFKTTITRSLTPMTSLSRWIDSLDQSSPPKDLPDDIEADEIGQMAASLYGALERIHNYNERERQFLRNASHELRTPIAIIRNAMDVLEYKRKIGDHDIDRVLQRIRRAGDTMKSVTEAILWLAIENYSAPTTQKTDLAELINEIIHENKSLNDGKTIELIIRLETLETQDIETALVHIVLDNLIRNAFQHSCSGTITIEATAANQLSITNSNHCYSYDSSRQQDAAEALITGSFGLGLTLVKKITDKQGWQFNFQVDDNAAIARIAF, encoded by the coding sequence GTGACACCCATTAACCGTCACTACTCATTACGCACACGAATTGGAAAAATTGTACTTATTTTTTCGATTCTATTGGTCTCCTTTTACACCACCATGCTCGCAATGCTTTACGACTGGGGTTTGCAAGATGCAACCCACGGTATCGTTTGGCAAGAAGCACACTTATACAAACTCGCTTACGCGAAAGATAAAAATGCACCCTTACCCAGCACGCGCTCACTGCGCGGCTTTATTGGTGAACACACGTTACCACCCGACATTCTTAGCCGTTACCCCAATCGTGATTGGCAGGATTGGCCCGCCTCAAAAGAAGGCTTAATTTACCGCTTTAAAAAGAACCCCGGTACAGAATCGCATTACCACCTTCTAATCGCCTCCCTACCCGATAGAGAGGAACGATTATTCGTTTTCTATAACATCACCGTCTCCGACGAAATTGCACAGAAAGTGTGGTACAAATTTAAATTGCTTGCGATTGTGGGCGGTATACTGGTCATTGTGATGCTGCTCGTATTCAAAACCACGATAACGCGTTCTCTCACTCCCATGACAAGCCTTTCTCGCTGGATAGACAGCCTAGACCAGTCCAGCCCACCAAAAGATTTACCCGACGATATAGAAGCCGACGAAATAGGCCAAATGGCCGCCAGCCTCTACGGTGCTCTAGAGCGCATCCACAATTATAACGAACGTGAACGCCAATTTTTACGTAACGCCAGCCATGAACTACGTACCCCCATCGCCATTATTCGCAATGCTATGGATGTACTGGAATACAAACGCAAAATAGGCGATCACGATATCGACCGTGTCCTTCAACGCATAAGACGCGCTGGCGATACAATGAAATCGGTAACAGAAGCTATTTTGTGGCTCGCCATCGAAAACTACTCAGCTCCCACCACACAAAAAACTGACCTAGCCGAGCTGATTAATGAAATCATTCACGAAAACAAAAGCTTGAACGATGGTAAAACTATCGAACTCATCATCCGCCTCGAAACACTCGAAACACAAGACATTGAAACAGCACTTGTACATATCGTGCTCGACAACCTCATTCGCAACGCCTTCCAACACAGCTGCAGCGGCACAATAACGATAGAAGCCACCGCAGCCAACCAACTGAGTATTACCAATAGCAATCATTGTTATAGCTACGACTCTTCCAGACAACAAGATGCCGCCGAAGCGTTAATTACCGGTAGTTTTGGCCTTGGCTTAACGCTGGTTAAAAAAATCACCGACAAACAAGGGTGGCAATTTAACTTTCAGGTGGATGACAACGCCGCAATAGCCCGCATCGCTTTCTAA
- a CDS encoding response regulator transcription factor, translating to MIVLLVEDNRDLAGSVLDYLELQEFDCDYAERGDHALELCRDNNYDAMILDIMMPGLDGLSLCKTLREHGNNAPIIMLTARDTLDDKLAGFDAGADDYLVKPFDLPELEARLRAITKRKTTSGSSLKVADLDVNLDNHQATRAGKPIDLSPACWKLLVALIQASPRVLSRFELENVLWKDSPPDSEALKSHLYTLRKLVDKPFEFPLIHTLRGVGVALRDTH from the coding sequence ATGATAGTGCTATTAGTTGAAGACAATAGAGACTTAGCGGGCAGTGTGCTCGACTATTTAGAATTACAAGAGTTTGACTGTGACTATGCAGAGCGAGGTGATCACGCACTGGAACTCTGTCGCGACAATAACTACGACGCCATGATTCTGGATATTATGATGCCAGGGCTAGACGGCTTAAGCCTTTGTAAAACATTGCGCGAACACGGAAATAACGCCCCTATTATTATGCTAACCGCCCGCGATACGCTTGACGACAAACTCGCAGGCTTCGACGCAGGCGCCGACGACTATCTTGTAAAGCCGTTTGATTTACCCGAGTTAGAAGCGCGTTTACGGGCCATTACCAAACGAAAAACCACCAGCGGCTCTAGCCTTAAAGTGGCCGATTTAGACGTAAACCTCGACAATCATCAAGCCACTCGCGCAGGAAAACCCATCGACCTTTCCCCCGCATGCTGGAAACTTCTAGTCGCACTTATACAGGCATCACCACGCGTTTTATCCCGTTTCGAATTAGAAAATGTCTTATGGAAAGACAGCCCGCCCGACTCGGAAGCCCTTAAGTCGCACCTTTATACCTTGCGAAAGCTCGTTGATAAACCGTTTGAATTTCCACTAATACATACCTTACGAGGGGTTGGAGTTGCACTGCGTGACACCCATTAA
- a CDS encoding rhodanese-like domain-containing protein: MTTTRISATDFNALRSAPSAELTIVDLRSPAEIQHENIDHCIQIPFQCLSTTAVNDKISVEQLDDKRVFLLCQSGMRADAAVRQLGVLAPLKWVIIDGGLNAIKAAGGHVNKGAKTTISLERQVRITAGLAILCGVILGMNMHPNFFYIAAFVGAGLTFAGITNRCGLAFLIARMPWNH, translated from the coding sequence ATGACAACCACTCGAATTAGTGCGACAGACTTTAACGCTCTGCGTTCTGCACCCTCCGCAGAACTCACCATTGTTGATTTGCGTAGCCCCGCCGAAATACAGCACGAAAATATCGACCACTGTATTCAGATTCCCTTTCAGTGCCTGAGCACCACTGCGGTTAACGACAAAATTTCGGTCGAGCAATTGGACGATAAACGTGTGTTTTTATTGTGCCAAAGCGGAATGCGCGCCGACGCAGCCGTGCGTCAACTTGGCGTACTGGCGCCGTTGAAATGGGTAATTATAGACGGCGGCCTAAACGCCATTAAAGCCGCAGGTGGCCACGTTAACAAAGGTGCAAAAACGACTATTTCGCTGGAGAGACAAGTACGCATAACCGCCGGTTTAGCTATTCTATGTGGGGTTATTCTCGGCATGAACATGCACCCTAATTTTTTCTATATTGCGGCATTCGTTGGTGCTGGGCTCACCTTTGCTGGCATAACGAACCGTTGCGGGCTAGCCTTTCTTATTGCGCGCATGCCTTGGAATCACTGA
- a CDS encoding ArsR/SmtB family transcription factor: MTPLEALSQHAKDAATLLKELGNENRLMVCCSLGEKELSVGELNKLVPLSQSALSQHLARLREAGLVTTRKESQTVYYRLSGDHAIRIIGTLKSIYCPDEP; the protein is encoded by the coding sequence TTGACCCCACTCGAAGCTTTAAGCCAACACGCAAAAGACGCTGCCACCCTTCTAAAAGAACTCGGCAATGAAAATCGCTTAATGGTGTGCTGCTCTCTCGGCGAAAAAGAACTCTCTGTAGGCGAGTTGAATAAGCTCGTGCCACTCAGTCAATCGGCTCTCTCTCAGCACCTCGCCCGGTTACGTGAAGCAGGCCTTGTCACAACCCGAAAAGAAAGCCAAACCGTGTATTACCGGCTCTCTGGTGACCACGCTATACGCATTATTGGCACACTTAAATCCATCTACTGCCCTGATGAGCCCTAA